One Nicotiana tomentosiformis chromosome 4, ASM39032v3, whole genome shotgun sequence genomic window carries:
- the LOC104099994 gene encoding ammonium transporter 3 member 1-like, producing MDTVVPQAYLNNTSTAPDWLNKGDNSWQLISATLVGLQSVPGLVILYGSIVKKKWAVNSAFMALYAFAAVIICWVAWAYKMSFGEQLLPFWGKAGPALGQKFLIKQAALPATTHYFSDHTTVETAMATPFYPMASMVWFQCVFAAIALILLAGSLLGRMNIKAWMMFVPLWLTFSYTVGAFSLWGGGFLYHWGVIDYSGGYVIHLSSGIAGITAAYWVGPRTKIDRERFPPNNILLMLAGAGLLWMGWAGFNGGDPYSANIDSSIAVLNTNICAATSLLVWTWLDVIFFEKPSVIGAVQGMITGLVCITPGAGLVQGWAAIIMGILSGSVPWFTMMIVHKRWPLLQKIDDTLGVFHTHAVAGFLGGTLTGLFAEPVLCNLFLPVTNTRGGVYGGLGGVQFMKQIVGGGFIIGWNVVVTSIICYLISLLMPLRMSEEQLKIGDDAVHGEEAYALWGDGEVYDSTKHGLSSPDNTTHGKIASRNTEMI from the exons ATGGATACAGTGGTGCCACAGGCATATCTAAATAACACATCCACAGCACCAGATTGGTTGAACAAAGGAGACAATTCATGGCAATTGATTTCAGCCACTTTGGTTGGATTGCAGAGCGTCCCCGGGCTGGTAATTTTGTATGGAAGTATAGTGAAGAAGAAATGGGCTGTTAACTCTGCTTTCATGGCTCTCTATGCCTTTGCTGCTGTTATCATTTGTTGGGTTGCATGGGCTTATAAGATGTCCTTTGGGGAACAACTCCTTCCCTTCTGGGGCAAAGCAG GTCCAGCATTAGGCCAGAAGTTTCTCATCAAACAAGCCGCCTTACCTGCCACTACCCACTACTTCAGCGACCACACAACAGTGGAAACAGCCATGGCGACGCCATTTTACCCAATGGCGTCCATGGTTTGGTTCCAGTGCGTGTTCGCGGCGATAGCGCTGATTCTGCTGGCTGGATCTTTGCTTGGGAGAATGAATATAAAAGCATGGATGATGTTTGTGCCTTTGTGGCTAACTTTTTCATATACAGTTGGGGCATTTAGCCTTTGGGGTGGTGGATTTTTGTATCATTGGGGTGTGATTGATTATTCGGGTGGTTATGTTATTCATCTTTCTTCTGGGATTGCTGGCATTACAGCTGCTTACTGG GTAGGTCCAAGGACAAAAATTGACAGAGAAAGGTTTCCACCAAACAATATCTTATTGATGTTAGCAGGGGCAGGGCTACTGTGGATGGGATGGGCTGGTTTCAATGGTGGAGATCCCTACAGTGCAAATATTGATTCCTCCATTGCTGTACTCAACACTAACATCTGTGCTGCAACAAGCTTACTTGTCTGGACATGGCTCGATGTTATATTCTTTGAAAAGCCTTCTGTCATTGGAGCTGTTCAAGGAATGATTACTGGTCTTGTTTGTATCACTCCTGGTGCAG GTCTAGTTCAAGGATGGGCAGCTATAATAATGGGAATCCTATCAGGAAGTGTACCATGGTTTACAATGATGATCGTTCACAAGAGGTGGCCATTGCTCCAGAAAATCGACGACACGCTCGGCGTCTTCCACACGCATGCCGTCGCCGGTTTTCTCGGCGGCACGCTCACCGGACTCTTCGCCGAGCCGGTCCTCTGCAACCTCTTTTTGCCCGTGACCAACACGAGGGGTGGCGTTTACGGCGGTTTAG GCGGCGTCCAGTTCATGAAACAGATTGTGGGTGGTGGATTTATTATCGGATGGAACGTCGTTGTGACTTCGATCATTTGCTATTTGATAAGTTTGTTAATGCCACTGCGCATGTCGGAGGAGCAACTGAAGATAGGAGATGATGCAGTGCATGGCGAAGAAGCTTATGCATTGTGGGGAGATGGAGAGGTTTATGATTCAACTAAGCATGGATTATCATCTCCAGATAATACTACTCATGGAAAAATTGCTAGTAGGAATACAGAAATGATCTag